The Elgaria multicarinata webbii isolate HBS135686 ecotype San Diego chromosome 1, rElgMul1.1.pri, whole genome shotgun sequence genome has a window encoding:
- the IDI1 gene encoding isopentenyl-diphosphate Delta-isomerase 1, whose product MPEINTNDLDEQQVQLLAEMCILIDENDNRIGSDTKKNCHLNENIDKGLLHRAFSVFLFNKENKLLLQQRSDAKITFPDCFTNTCCSHPLSNPLELEENNAIGIRRAAQRRLKAELGIPLEQVTPEELFYLTRIHYKAQSSGTWGEHEIDYILFVQKDVTLNPDPNEIKSYCYVTQEELRELLKKASRNEIKITPWFKLIAETFLFKWWDNLNNLKKFVDHNIHRM is encoded by the exons ATGCCTGAAATAAACACAAATGATCTGGATGAGCAACAGGTGCAGTTGCTGGCAGAGATGTGCATCCTTATTGATGAAAATGACAACAGAATTGGTTCAGATACAAAGAAAAACTGCCACCTGAATGAAAACATTGACAAAG GATTGCTGCATCGGGCATTCAGTGTATTCTTATTCAATAAGGAGAACAAGCTGCTGTTGCAACAGAGATCAGATGCCAAAATCACTTTCCCAG ATTGTTTCACCAACACTTGTTGCAGTCATCCTCTAAGCAACCCTCTCGAACTGGAAGAAAACAATGCAATTGGTATTCGAAGAGCAGCACAGAGGCGACTGAAAGCAGAGCTAGGAATTCCACTCGAACAG GTAACTCCAGAAGAACTCTTCTACCTAACCCGAATTCACTACAAAGCCCAGTCTAGTGGGACCTGGGGAGAACATGAAATAGATTATATCCTTTTTGTGCAGAAAGATGTGACGCTGAATCCAGATCCCAATGAGATTAAAAGCTACTGTTATGTGACACAAGAAGAACTGAGAGAACTCCTGAAAAAAGCATCCCGAAATGAAATTAAGATTACGCCATGGTTCAAACTGATTGCAGAGACTTTTCTCTTTAAGTGGTGGGATAACTTGAATAATCTGAAGAAATTTGTTGATCACAACATACACAGAATGTAA